GCGTATGGATGTCCAGACCGGCCGCCTGCTGAAAAAAGTGACCAACGGAGCCTCCTTTGCCCAGACACAACCCATCTATGACCTGAAACGTCTGGATGATATGCTGGAACAGACGGCACATCTGAACATACCGATCCTGCCCGGTGTGCTGCCCTTGGTGAGTGAGAGAAATGCCGAATTTCTCCACAATGAGGTCCCCGGCATCGTCATTCCCGAGGAAATAAGAGGGCGGATGAAGGGGAAGGAAAAAGAGGAAGGTGCCCGCGAGGGGCTGGCCATTGCCCGCGAGTTCATTGATGCCGCTCGTGACCGGGTAGGGGGCTTTTATCTGATCCCCCCCTTCGGCAGGCACGGGATAGCTGCCGAGCTGGTGAGATACATAAAGGGGATAGGAGAATAATCATGAAATTCGGCTTTCGGATGGTCCTGCTTGCTGCATCGTTGCTCATGTTTTCCGGTTGCAACTTCGGCTACATCGTGAAAGAGAATTTTGACAAGACTTCCAGATCCTATGCCACAATGCTGCGCTGGCAGGAATTCGATGCAGGTGTTGCCTATGTGGATGCGCCGCTGCGTGACAACTATCGGAAACGTGTCGAGGCTGCCAGGGGTATCAGGGTGCTTGATTCGCGTATCCTCAGCAAGGATTGCGACACTGGGGCCAAGAAGGCGGAGGTGGTAATGGAGCTGGATTACAACATTAGTCCATCGACTACGGTGAGGACCGTTACCGATCTGCAAAAGTGGCGCTATTTCGATGAGGGTGAAAAGAAAGGGTGGCGGTTGGAGTCGCTGCTACCTGAATTTAAATAAAAACTTATCCGAAGTCAGGAGGAAAAAATGAAGAAGGATATTCCGGAAAAAGGGGCAATACTGCAGCGCGACCGGGAAACCTACGCCATTGCCCCCCATATCCCGGGAGGGATAACCGATACCGCCACCCTGCGCAAGATCTGCGATGTGGCGGACAAGTACCAGGTGCAGGCAGTAAAAATCACCTCTGCCCAGCGCATTGCCCTGGTTGGGATAAAAGAAGAGGACCTGGATGCGGTTTGGGCTGAGCTGGCCACAACCCCGGGTGCCGCCATCGGCCTCTGTGTGCGTAGCATCAAAATCTGTCCCGGGACAAGCTACTGCAAGCGGGGGGTGCAGGATTCCATCTCTCTTGGGCTCAAGCTTGACAGTATCTACCATGCCATGGAGCTTCCCAACAAGCTGAAGATGGGGGTTTCCGGCTGCCTGGTTTCATGTGCCGAATCGGCCCTGAAAGATATTGGCATCATGGGCACCAACAAGGGGTGGCGGATCATGGTAGGGGGCAATGCCGGTGCCCGTCCGCGTATTGCGGATCTATTGGTGGATAATGTGCCGACTGAAGAGGAAGTCCTTGAAATCGTGGCGAAGATAATAGCCTGGTACAAGGGCTCGACAAACCAGAACCGCATTGGTCGCATAATAGATGAGATGGGTATTGACCGTGTTCGCCAAGAGGTGCTCGGGAAGGACGCTTGATTTCGATGGTCAAGATTTACAAGTAAAGGAGAGGGGCGATCCATTGGGGGCGCCCCTTAATAATGTGGGGTTCCTGTGGCACTCATTGAAGATGCTTTGTACAAAAGGATTAAAAACAGGGTAGGTCGCGCCATCGCCGAATACGGACTGATCGAGGACGGAGACCGTATTGCAGTTGGCGTTTCCGGTGGCAAGGATTCATACACGTTGTTGCATATGCTGGATACCTTGAGGAGAAGGGCACCGGTGCGCTACGAGGTCGTCGCCATCAACATCGACTCGGGATATCCCGGTTTCAGGGCGGACATCATCGAAGAACATCTCCATGAGAACGGCTTTACCGTGCATATGGAGAAAACGGATCATTATGGCATCATCAAGGAAAAGCGACGTCTCGATTCCTCCTACTGTTCCATCTGTGCCCGCCTAAAAAGAGGAGCTCTCTATGCCCTGGCCCAGCAGCACAATTGCAACAAGCTGGCGCTGGGTCACCACATGGACGATTTCATCGAAACCCTGCTGCTCAACCAGTTCTTTGTCGGCGCACTCAAGGCGATGGCGCCGGGGATGCTGGCCGACAACGGGCTGACGACGGTAATCAGGCCACTCGTTTATGTATCAGAAGAAGACATCATTCAATTTTCCCGCAACAACCGTTTCCCTGTGGTCTGTTGCTGCTGCCCGGTTTGTGGTTCCGCCGATCAGCAACGCAGAAGGATGAAAGAACTTCTGAAGGAGCTGGAAAAGGAAAATCCATACATCAAAAAGAGTCTCTTAAGGGCTCTCGCCAATGTGCAGCCGCGCCACCTTCTGGACAAGAGACTGAAATCCTGATTCGGCTGACTTCCTTTCTGTGGCGGCGCCTGCGCCCGATTTTCACAGCTTTCAGTCGCTTCCAGTCCCTGATCTCGTCCATGGCAGCCAGATAGCCGCAGTAGATAACAGTTACCGCTCCCGTTACAACGATAAGTTCCATTTTTCCCCTCCCCACTCTTTATGGTCAAACCATAGCATAGGGTTGGGACACAATAAGTCGCAAAAGTATGTGTGGCGCTCTGTAGGGATCCAATATATGAGTCAACGATATATTCAGCCCCTGAGGATCATGATCCAGTGGGGTTTTCTCCTCTTCTCCCTTTACCTGGGGATCCTCTTTTTCCGTTTTGTCTACCATCTCCGCCTGGGCGCATCGGGCCCGCTCCCTGGCAGGCCGGAAGGGATCGAGGCCTTCCTGCCCATCTCCGCCCTTTTGAGCCTGAAGGATTGGCTGACCAGCGGTTCCATCAATCCGGTACATCCTGCTGCTCTGGTCATTTTTCTCAGTGTCGTTGCCGGTTCCTTCCTGCTGAAGCGGTCATTCTGTTCCTGGATCTGTCCGGTAGGAACCATTTCAGAGGTGCTGTGGAAGGGAGGATTCAGCATCTTCAAGCGCAACATCCAGCCTCCCCGCTGGCTGGACCTGATTTTGCGCAGCATCAAGTTTCTGCTGCTCGCTTTTTTCCTCTATTCAATTTTCTTTGCCATGCTGCCGGAGCAGGTCACCGCTTTCATCTATTCCGAATACAACAAGATCGCCGATGTGAGACTCCTGGACTTTTTCCTCAACCTGTCAGGGCGGCCTCTGGTGATAATCGGCCTGCTTGTGCTGCTATCACTGGGGCTACGCAATCCTTTCTGCCGCTTTCTCTGCCCCTATGGCGCTCTTCTGGGGCTGATATCGCTTTTTTCACCAGTGAAGGCAACCCGGAACAAAAGCACCTGCGTATCCTGCGGCGTCTGCAACCAGGTTTGCCCTTCGTACATCCCCATCATGTCCAGGGAGCGGGTTCATTCGGAAGAGTGCATCGGCTGCCTGCGCTGTGTCAGCCACTGCCGAGCAGAAGGGGCTTTGGCCATGAAGCTTACCGGATGCAAGGTTACGGTGAATGGGGTGGTCTTTGCCATGCTGGTGGTTTTGTTTTTCTGGGGCGGGACAATGATCGGCAAGATGGGCGGGCACTGGCATACTGCCATCACAGCAGCGGAATACGGTCGGCTGCTCGGCAGATAGGAAGAAGAAATAGGACTATCTGAGAATTTGTGGAGAAGCCTGTCGCGACTTCGTCCGCTCGCTCGGTCGCCGCAGCTACGGACCTTGCACGGTCTGTCGATCCCGTTGCCCGGTTGGCAGATCGCTACCGATGGTGCCTTGTTCTACTTCGGGGCGGGTGTCCGCTCGCCGCTGCGGCTCGGTCACTCACTCCCGAAGCCGCGACAGGCCCGGCGCCATCGGATGAACCTAAAAAGAAAAAGAGCGCTGCTTCCGCGGCGCCCTTTTTTTGCTTGTTGGCTTTTCAGGCCTCTTCTTCCTCGCCCAGAGCGATTTCTCGATAGGCACGATCTTCTTCAAATCGCTTGGTCTGGGCCTGCAGCTTTTCAATATCCGCCTTGCACTTGACGCAATAGCGGGCAAAAGGGACTATCTTCAGCCGGCCAATGGGAATCTCTTCTTCACATTCTTCGCAAATGCCATACTCTTCCTCTTCGATCTTCAGCAGAGCCTCATCAATATTGCGCAGTTTCTCCCGCTCGCGGTCGTCGAGCAAAAGCCCCAGTTCCCGATCCCGTTCGCTGGATGCCTGATCATAAATATCGCCGCTCGGTTCGTTGGTGGGAATATCCGAACCTGATTTGAGAGACTTGCTGATTTCCTTGATGGTCTCTTCTTTCATCTTAAGGAGGATGGCTTTCATCTCATCCAGTTTATCAACCATAAATGCGCTCCGTTCCTTGAGTTTACCGCCGTAAAAGGCGTCGCAATAATACAGCAATAGTTTTCTTTGTCAAGG
This region of Geotalea daltonii FRC-32 genomic DNA includes:
- a CDS encoding 4Fe-4S binding protein, giving the protein MSQRYIQPLRIMIQWGFLLFSLYLGILFFRFVYHLRLGASGPLPGRPEGIEAFLPISALLSLKDWLTSGSINPVHPAALVIFLSVVAGSFLLKRSFCSWICPVGTISEVLWKGGFSIFKRNIQPPRWLDLILRSIKFLLLAFFLYSIFFAMLPEQVTAFIYSEYNKIADVRLLDFFLNLSGRPLVIIGLLVLLSLGLRNPFCRFLCPYGALLGLISLFSPVKATRNKSTCVSCGVCNQVCPSYIPIMSRERVHSEECIGCLRCVSHCRAEGALAMKLTGCKVTVNGVVFAMLVVLFFWGGTMIGKMGGHWHTAITAAEYGRLLGR
- a CDS encoding TraR/DksA family transcriptional regulator, whose product is MVDKLDEMKAILLKMKEETIKEISKSLKSGSDIPTNEPSGDIYDQASSERDRELGLLLDDREREKLRNIDEALLKIEEEEYGICEECEEEIPIGRLKIVPFARYCVKCKADIEKLQAQTKRFEEDRAYREIALGEEEEA
- the ttcA gene encoding tRNA 2-thiocytidine(32) synthetase TtcA, with product MALIEDALYKRIKNRVGRAIAEYGLIEDGDRIAVGVSGGKDSYTLLHMLDTLRRRAPVRYEVVAINIDSGYPGFRADIIEEHLHENGFTVHMEKTDHYGIIKEKRRLDSSYCSICARLKRGALYALAQQHNCNKLALGHHMDDFIETLLLNQFFVGALKAMAPGMLADNGLTTVIRPLVYVSEEDIIQFSRNNRFPVVCCCCPVCGSADQQRRRMKELLKELEKENPYIKKSLLRALANVQPRHLLDKRLKS
- a CDS encoding nitrite/sulfite reductase domain-containing protein, which codes for MKKDIPEKGAILQRDRETYAIAPHIPGGITDTATLRKICDVADKYQVQAVKITSAQRIALVGIKEEDLDAVWAELATTPGAAIGLCVRSIKICPGTSYCKRGVQDSISLGLKLDSIYHAMELPNKLKMGVSGCLVSCAESALKDIGIMGTNKGWRIMVGGNAGARPRIADLLVDNVPTEEEVLEIVAKIIAWYKGSTNQNRIGRIIDEMGIDRVRQEVLGKDA